Proteins found in one Halobaculum sp. MBLA0147 genomic segment:
- the nuoK gene encoding NADH-quinone oxidoreductase subunit NuoK yields the protein MAVPVQWYLLLSAGLFCIGVFGVLTRRNALLFLMSVELMLNAANINLVAFSRLWGNLTGQVFSLFTMALAAAEVAVGIGIIIVLYRNFSDVDVTEATTMRW from the coding sequence ATGGCGGTGCCGGTCCAGTGGTACCTCCTGTTGTCGGCGGGGCTGTTCTGTATCGGCGTGTTCGGCGTCCTCACGCGTCGGAACGCGCTGCTGTTCCTGATGTCCGTCGAGTTGATGCTCAACGCGGCGAACATCAACCTGGTCGCGTTCTCTCGGCTGTGGGGGAACCTGACCGGGCAGGTGTTCAGTCTGTTCACGATGGCGCTGGCGGCCGCCGAGGTCGCGGTCGGGATCGGGATCATCATCGTCCTGTACCGCAACTTCTCCGACGTGGACGTGACGGAAGCGACCACGATGAGGTGGTAA